The nucleotide window TGTTCAAGCTCCCCAGACATTTCCATCGTCTGCATGTCGCTTCTTGCCCATACCACCTGGCAAGCCCAAACGGCATTAAACTCCGATCACATCCCTATCTTGATCACAGTAGAGAAGTCTAGCGACTTTGTGGAGCCAGATAAGCGCACGTTCGTTAACTACAACAAACCTGACTGGCACAGCTTCACGAACTACATAGACGATACACTACGTCACTTGCCGCCCCCCACATGTGCCAGAAGGGGTGAAGCAATCTTTAGAAAGATAGTCCTTCAGGCGGTAAGGCGCTTTATCCCCGCAGGAAGAATACCGAATATTAGACCAAATTTTCCATCACAGGCAGCACGATTGGCTCAGGAACGCGATCTCCTGCGTGCTAGCAATCCAGCTAATGAGCAAATTGAGCAGTTGACGGCTGAAATTGACTTTATCGTCGACGAACATCGCCGCAACAAATGGTTGGACCACCTGAATCATTGCTCAACAGACTCTAAATCGCTATGGTCTACTATCAAAAGTCTATCTGGAAACAATAATAGAAATCAAAACCTCGCTGCTATTGCGTTTAATAACTTGCAACATACAGATGCCAAGAAATGCGCAACACAATTCTGCAGGCAATTTATAGAACACCCCGCCACGCAGAGCCGGACCAAAAGGACTATAGTTCGGAGAACTAAGAATCTTACTCGAGATCCTCAGCCACGCTCCTTCACCTCCCGTGAAGTCGAGTTCATTATCTCCAAATCGAAACCTTCTAAAGCTCTAGGTCCGGATGGTATCTCAATGATAATGCTAAAGAAGCTCGGTAAAGTAGGTCTGGAATATCTCACCCACCTTCTGAATCTCTCGATTCACCATTTGGTGATTCCAGATATCTGGAAAGTGGCTCGAGTTATCCCAATTCTAAAACCGGAAAAATCAGCTACCCTAGGAGAATCATACCGCCCCATCTCCTTATTGTCACCAATAGCAAAGATTTTAGAATCCCTACTATTACCCACCCTGAAAGAGCATTTCCCGCTCGCCACACATCAACATGGATTCAGGGAAGCGCATAGCACAACAACGGCTCTAACTCAGATAACCTCCCAGATCGCCAATGGCCTCAATCAGCAACGACCGTGTCAACGTACCATCGTCGCCGCACTGGATTTATCCAAGGCATTCGATACGGTCGATCACTCGATACTGATTAATGACATCGTGAACTCCACACTCCCAAATGATGTCAAACGCTGGATAGCCAACTATCTATGTGGAAGACATGCGTTTGTCGAGTTCAGAGGCCAGAAATCAAAATACCGCAAGATAAAGATGGGCGTGCCACAAGGAGGAGTACTATCACCGATGCTCTTCAACATATATCTTGCCAAGCTACCTGAACCCCCCCCAAATGTCTCTATGGTGTCGTATGCAGATGATTGCACTATAATTTCATCAGGTGTCAACATCGACGACATAAGTGCCAAAATTACCCGATACCTGGCCACCATAACAGACTTTTTTCAGGAACGCAAACTCAGGTTATCTGCTCCGAAATCCTCGGTGTCCCTTTTCACCTCTTGGACTAAAGAAGTAAGGACGGCGCTCAACATCTCAGTCGAAGGTCGAACTATCCCCACGGTTCAAAACCCGAAAATTTTAGGGGTAGTCTTCGACAGCCTCCTTCACTTTTCAAGGCACGCAACCTACATCAACCAAAAGGTTaaaaataggaacaaggtccttAAAGCTCTAGCTGGCACCTCTTGGGGCATGAACAAAGAGACGATTGTAGCGACATACAAGGCAATTGGTCGCTCTCTTCTCAACTATGCTGCCCCAGTATGGACCTCTTTCCTCAGTGACACCCAATGGCGAGGTTTACAAACGGCCCAAAATAATGCTCTCCGGATCGCAACCGGTTGTGTCAAGATGACGAATGTGGATCATCTACATGAGGAGACCAGGTTACTGTCGGTCAGACAACATAATGTGTTGTTGACTAGACAGTTCCTGTTGGCATGCCATCTGCCGAGTCACCCCAACCATCAGATTCTGATGCAGGATCCTCTTCCCCGACACATCCGGATGGACTTTCGACACTTTCGCAGCGACATCCAAGACGTCATACCATCGGACGTCGACAGATTGTCTATTGCAAGTGCTCGGAAATTGTTGCATCAAACGGCGGTTACTGAAGCCATTAATGGCTACACATGCAACAGAGTCCTAAATGAACACCCCCCTGCGATATCGGATTGTGAGAGACAATTACCAAGGCATACAAGAACTATATTAGCACAATTAAGAGCCGGTTGGTGCAGTTTCCTCAACTGCTACCGAGAACGTATCGTTCCTGGCACTTTAAACCGTTGCCCCGCCTGTCATCAAAGTCCTCACGatacaatacatttatttaattgtccCACCAGGTCTACAAATTTGCGCCCCATAGACCTGTGGTTAAGACCAACTGAGGTGGCGCAGTTTCTCCAGCTCCCACTTCCACCTACTGACATcaacacaaataattaaaatattcactCTTATAATTACAGGAAAGAACAATCGGATACAGTcgaactgttacaacaacaacaaattgtgaAGTAGAAAAAAGGCTCTCAAAGAGCTAGCCGGCAGCACATGGGGAATGGTacccagtggagaaatattcaaagctgccAAAACACAACATCATGTTGTCGAAATAGTTTCTCCTGGGATGTCATCGGAGAAGTCATCCTAAATTTAACATCACACAGCTGAAGCCTCGCCCGAGGCATGTCAGGAAGGATCTTCGTGTATACGAGGAAAACATGCATAGGCATGTGTAGGATTGGATCGCAATTCGTATAAGGGTGGCTTGAATGACATGGATGAACAGGCTACTAGTtcccgcatagaccgtgccATCCCAAATGAATACCCGGCATGCGGTCAGGGTCCCCATTATACCCTCAAATGTTCAACTACCCAGCCAATACTGCTTTACTTAGTCCAATGGATTTCTGAATCAATTAGCACAATTTTCTTGACCTAGATGCAGAACCTGGAGATTAGAAAATTGTAGTTTAAGCTTTTACAACAACATAACAGATTTATTACCTTTTTTCCGATCGGCTAATTGTGCCGGATTTGAACTGAATTATCAAGGATTTTGCAACATCATTCGGAGTGCCGTGAGGGCACTTTTTAGTATTTACGTAATAAAGATTTCCAAAGTTCTACGTCGTGGATTTATTATGTTTCACATCATAAACTCGTTTTTTTAGAagatattttagattttaatgaGTTAGAGATGTATATGAGTTCATTAAATACATAGAGATGTAAAAGCAGCTGTCCAGAGAGACATAACTATTCCCTAATTCATCATAGTAAGGCTGGTAAACTTGAATACAATGAACTCATTCATTAGAATGTCTGACAGTATTTTTAAGCGATGCCAAACCTTTTGAAAAGTCTGCCTGAAAACGCTTCactgtaaaataaattaaacacgacatacatagatactatttaattttaaatgtatttttattaaatgaattttatttttgttaatttgatatttgtgttttttcttttctttatttgttttactaATTTGTAAGCTTATTATAAATAGAAGAAATCttgctaaattaaaataatctttttcatgaaaaattatgaaacatttttttataaggcctttaaattcaaaatacatttttagagaaacagaaaaaaaagaaaaacactaaaatgtacAAGAGAAGTGAACTTCTAGCtagttatagaaaaataaattaaataattaagtaaAGGCCttcaaatgtttgaaaaaattaaaggaaACGACGGAATGGTTTTGTTGTTGGCTGTTTCACAAACTTTTAAAGACTTCTTTAGTTAGTGTCTTTTGGTTAAACGaagaaattacaatttaaatataataaaaaacctaaatcaattaaattagAGACaccaaacaaatacatacaatacatatattAGTTAGCTAATATGTAGTAAGTAATAATGAGTAGTATgcgatttttaagcaaattttaaaacaactaaTTGAAGGCTATAACACTTTCAAAAGAACCACGTATTACAAAACAAGCTTGTAGTTAAATTGGCATTTAGTGAGTTGAtggtttataaaacttttttgttttgcaattcACTGATCGATGTTTGTGAGTTGTTTTTGTTGGCTGTATGTGCTTTTATATGCATTTGACATGCTCCacagttaattttgtttaagttttaaataccACAGTCTTGAATAATTATAATTGTTGGTTTTGCttgttttaaattctatttaaagaTCTGTACGTGGTGTATGTTCTTCTGTGGGAGTTGGGGTTTCTTCCGACACTTGCTCGTCTTCGGCTGTTTTTTCGGTTGAAGGAATTTCGACTTGTTCCTCTTCGTTGTTGGCATTTTCACTTCCTGAACCGGATTCCTGTGTCTCTTCTTCTTTGTTCTTTGCCTCCTCTTCGGCTCCTTCTACTTTTTCCTTCTTTTTGCCTTTTTTGGCTGGTTTTGTTTTTGGCTTCCACATTTTAATCTTGTTAACCAAATATTTCACTTCGCGATCGAGTAGACCCATTTTGTCGGTAATATGCTTGACGGTCAATCTCACCTCTTCGTAGCGTTTGAGTTTATTTTGGGCTTGAGACTCTACTTTTTTCCATTCCACGGTTTCTGAGATCACCTTTGAAAGACTATCAATTTCCACCTGGGTGAAAACGTCCCTCTCAGGATTTGTGTCTTTAGTTAGATTTTTGGCAGTTTCAAAGAACTTTTGGGCGCCATCAATCATGCCATCCAAAGCTTTCAAGGCATCTGGTCTCTCCTCGTGCTCCCAATGACGCGACATTAATACATTTGTCAATTTCTTCAAATCGTCCAATTTCTTTTCGTAAATATCGGCGGTTGGATTTTCAATGTCTTCGTACAGCCATTCGGAAATTTCCGAGCATTGAGCCAAAATCTTTTCCTTTTCAACCTCAGTCAAGCAGTTGGCGTATTCGTCTTCTTGCAacttttgttgcatatcaattatatGAGTTTCTAGGGCATTGAAGGATGATTCCAAGCGGTTTCTTTTCTGTTCGGCCTTGTTGATGGCATCTAATTTCTTCATAGACTTTTCATACGATTTGCCCGATATGGGGGGTGAGAATTGCAAAGTAATTGTATGATCTACGGGTTCCTTTACGGCAACAATTTTAATGGTTTCATTCTTCTTGGCGGATTCTTTCTGTTCTTCGGTTTTAGCACTATCGCTTTCTTTCTTTTCAGAGTCCTTAGCTGTTTCTTTGGATTTTTCCTCGCCATTGGCTTCTTCTCCTTCATGGGTGGAACCACTGCCTTCTTGTTCATCATCCTTCTTATCTTCTTTCTCCTTGGAGAAAAGTTTGCTAATGGTACTACCCAACTTAGCTAAGGTGCCTTCATCCTCTTCCTCAGTTTCAATCTTTTGCTTGTCAAACACATACTCAACGGAAGTACAACGGAAAACGCCAGAATCGTCGAGGGCAAAGAAAGCTTTGATACCCTTTGAATCGACAGATTCATTTTTAGTGGTCTCCAAAAGCTCCTTAATATTTTGCAATTCCACACGGGAAATGTTCAAGCCACCAATGTAGGACTGTTCCTCGGCAGTCAAATGATTTAAATCTCCGTAGTGGACATAGAAATCAAAGTCTTCGGTATGTTTATTAAATGTAATCACTTTCTTTTGAGGATATGCATTCATTAGGCCGAATAATACACGTTTGACTTGTCTGACTTCAGCACCCTCACCTGGGTCACGGTTAAAGGTCACCTGAATGGGCAATACAACGGCGTCTTTAATAATGAATTTCTTAACCTTAAAACCGGTGGCCAAATCGGCTGCTTTGTATACAGCACCAATGGCAGCAGCTTCATCGGCATTAATATTCTTAGCCAAGTCTTGTTTAATATATTGTTTAATAGTCTCCTGCACTTTGGGAACGCGAGTGCCGCCTCCAAACATAATCACCTGGGAAATAACATCTAATGTTAAGCCAGAATTGGCCAAAGCTTGTTCCAAAGGTTTAATCACACGAGGCCACAAATCCGAGCAGATTTCTTCCAATTTCTCACGAGTCACTTGCAATTTGAAATCATGATCCTCCAAAAGGTTTTCAATTTGTGCATAATGATCATTGTTGGCCGACAAAACATTCTTCAAGCGACCTGCTTCCTTAAAAAGCTTGGCCAAAGCTTTAGGC belongs to Calliphora vicina chromosome 4, idCalVici1.1, whole genome shotgun sequence and includes:
- the Grp170 gene encoding hypoxia up-regulated protein 1 encodes the protein MVTQKTTSWWSLATIGCILLMTASQLRGVHSAAVMSVDMGSEWMKVGIVSPGVPMEIALNRESKRKTPVTLAFRDGLRTFGEDAVTVGIKEPKAAYSYLLDLLGKTIDNPIVDLYRKRFPYYDIIGDPERNTVIFKKSETEQFTVEELIAQILVKAKEFAQEATNQVITEAVLTVPGYFGQAEREALLTAAQLANLKVLQLINDYAAVALNYGVFHPSGINETSQYYVFYDMGASHTSSAVVSYQMVKDKHTKETNPVVQVLGVGYDRTLGGLEIQLRLRDYLAAEFNAMKKTTTDVTKSPKALAKLFKEAGRLKNVLSANNDHYAQIENLLEDHDFKLQVTREKLEEICSDLWPRVIKPLEQALANSGLTLDVISQVIMFGGGTRVPKVQETIKQYIKQDLAKNINADEAAAIGAVYKAADLATGFKVKKFIIKDAVVLPIQVTFNRDPGEGAEVRQVKRVLFGLMNAYPQKKVITFNKHTEDFDFYVHYGDLNHLTAEEQSYIGGLNISRVELQNIKELLETTKNESVDSKGIKAFFALDDSGVFRCTSVEYVFDKQKIETEEEDEGTLAKLGSTISKLFSKEKEDKKDDEQEGSGSTHEGEEANGEEKSKETAKDSEKKESDSAKTEEQKESAKKNETIKIVAVKEPVDHTITLQFSPPISGKSYEKSMKKLDAINKAEQKRNRLESSFNALETHIIDMQQKLQEDEYANCLTEVEKEKILAQCSEISEWLYEDIENPTADIYEKKLDDLKKLTNVLMSRHWEHEERPDALKALDGMIDGAQKFFETAKNLTKDTNPERDVFTQVEIDSLSKVISETVEWKKVESQAQNKLKRYEEVRLTVKHITDKMGLLDREVKYLVNKIKMWKPKTKPAKKGKKKEKVEGAEEEAKNKEEETQESGSGSENANNEEEQVEIPSTEKTAEDEQVSEETPTPTEEHTPRTDL